One part of the Streptomyces lienomycini genome encodes these proteins:
- a CDS encoding TIR domain-containing protein, whose protein sequence is MSYPRPCTPEAKLADAKKQLSLPHIVVICGSTRFMPEMAEADLRETKAGRIVVKPGCDLKSPHALRADPVEAEALKVRLDDLHRAKIRLADEVLVVGDYIGDSTRAEIAYARSLGRPVRFTHPEVDPDA, encoded by the coding sequence GTGTCATACCCGCGACCGTGCACCCCCGAGGCGAAGCTCGCCGACGCGAAGAAGCAGCTGAGCCTCCCTCACATCGTCGTGATCTGTGGCTCCACCCGCTTCATGCCCGAGATGGCCGAGGCCGATCTGCGGGAGACCAAGGCCGGAAGGATCGTCGTCAAGCCGGGCTGCGACCTGAAGTCGCCGCACGCGCTTCGGGCCGATCCCGTCGAGGCCGAGGCGCTGAAGGTCCGCCTCGACGATCTGCACCGGGCGAAGATCCGGCTCGCTGACGAGGTGCTCGTGGTCGGCGACTACATCGGAGACAGCACCCGAGCCGAGATCGCCTACGCCCGGTCGCTGGGCAGACCCGTGCGGTTCACGCACCCCGAAGTCGACCCCGACGCCTGA